In one window of Episyrphus balteatus chromosome 3, idEpiBalt1.1, whole genome shotgun sequence DNA:
- the LOC129914537 gene encoding leucine-rich repeat-containing protein 40, which yields MASRASRRPNLRNLNPVFHKREKSEDNSELSHGMIKQARKSGVLNLSGRGLATVPDKVWNLHEPEKEVEVTLDTLMEREEDAWWNQRALTNLDLSSNTLTSISPNIQNLHALTVLSLYDNALTSIPKEIGQLEKLTRVNLSRNKLKELPAEFFRIRDLKHLTLAYNCFEELNPDVSDLHMLEVLDVSNNNLKSLPGGIGFLVRLTQLLCSYNHLKELPDDLVNMRSLQKLDLMHNDLESLPMDIGSLRKLQCLYAQHNDIRLLPDFDGCVELQELHIANNFIKEVPGDLCSKLPHLKILDLRDNKIEKLPDEIALLQSLIRLDLSNNSINSLPNSLHTLAHLVSLQVEGNPIKSIRRDILQCGTGRILKTLRDRSQLDASTMPEVKDSALVGEENSIFPDKFKIRKTRSLNVAMQNISTIPIKVFQDAQEEAANIVDLSKNRIEDVPEGLEKLVDCATEIILSQNLISSIPVFMTQFSRLSRLDVSCNNLSDLPNEFGGLAMLRELNIANNKFKHFPSCIYELQGLEILLARENQIEKIDASNSGLGALKRLATLDLRNNNIEHVPPILGNLKNITCLDIIGNRFRQPRHQVLEKGTDAVMSYLRDRIPN from the exons ATGGCGAGTAGAGCTTCGCGTCGCCCTAATTTAAGGAATCTAAATCCTGTTTTTCACAAACGGGAAAAATCCGAGGATAACAGCGAACTATCACATGGAATGATAAAACAAGCCCGGAAATCGGGTGTTTTAAATCTATCGGGAAGAGGATTGGCCACAG ttCCGGATAAAGTATGGAACCTTCATGAGCCCGAAAAAGAAGTCGAAGTTACTTTGGACACATTGATGGAAAGGGAAGAAGATGCCTGGTGGAATCAAAGAGCCTTGACGAATCTCGATCTAAGTTCGAATACTTTAACAAGTATTTCACCAAACATTCAAAACCTTCACGCTCTGACAGTTTTAAGT TTGTATGATAATGCTTTGACTTCAATTCCGAAAGAAATAGGCCAATTGGAAAAATTGACAAGAGTTAATTTGAGCCGTAACAAACTCAAGGAACTGCCAGCTGAATTTTTCCGCATTCGAGATCTTAAACATTTAACTTTGGCATATAATTGTTTTGAAGAGTTAAATCCAGATGTGAGCGATTTACATATGCTGGAGGTTTTG gacgtgtcaaataataatttaaaatcgcTTCCGGGTGGTATTGGGTTTCTAGTACGACTAACTCAACTTTTATGCTCATATAATCATCTCAAAGAACTACCCGATGATCTAGTTAATATGAGAT CCCTCCAAAAGTTAGATTTAATGCACAATGATCTAGAAAGTTTACCAATGGATATAGGTAGTTTAAGAAAACTTCAATGCCTCTACGCTCAACATAATGACATAAGGTTACTGCCCGATTTTGATGGATGTGTTGAACTTCAAGAACTTCATATtgccaataattttattaag GAAGTACCTGGGGATCTTTGCTCAAAATTgccacatttaaaaattttagatttaCGTGACAATAAGATTGAAAAACTTCCAGACGAAATTGCTCTCCTTCAGAGTTTAATTCGATTAGACTTATCCAATAACTCAATCAATAGTCTACCAAACTCACTGCACACTTTGGCTCATTTGGTGAGCCTTCAAGTCGAGGGAAATCCAATTAAATCAATTCGACGTGATATTCTTCAGTGTGGAACTGGACGAATTTTAAAGACTCTACGAGATCGAAGTCAATTGGACGCAAGTACAATGCCCGAAGTTAAAGATTCTGCATTGGTTGGTGAAGAAAATAGCATATTTCCTGAcaa GTTCAAAATACGTAAAACTCGAAGCCTTAATGTAGCAATGCAAAACATTTCAACAATACCAATTAAAGTCTTCCAGGATGCTCAAGAAGAGGCAGCAAATATTGTTGATTTATCGAAAAATCGAATAGAAGATGTACCTGAAGG ACTTGAAAAGCTGGTCGATTGTGCCACAGAAATTATTCTGTCCCAGAATTTAATATCATCTATTCCAGTTTTTATGACGCAGTTCTCGAGACTTAGCCGTCTCGATGTATCGTGTAACAATCTTTCCGATTTGCCAAACGAGTTTGGAGGTTTGGCTATGTTACGGGAGCTCAATATAGCAAATAACAA GTTTAAGCATTTTCCGTCATGCATTTATGAACTTCAAGGCCTTGAAATTCTTCTAGCTCGAGAGaatcaaatagaaaaaattgatgCCTCGAACTCTGGTCTGGGAGCCTTAAAACGATTGGCGACTTTGGACTTGAGAAATAACAACATTGAACATGTTCCACCAATTTTggggaatttaaaaaatataac gtgTTTAGATATAATTGGAAATCGTTTCCGACAGCCACGTCATCAAGTTTTAGAGAAAGGAACTGATGCAGTTATGTCTTATCTTAGAGATAGAATTCCAAATTAG